The following DNA comes from bacterium.
TGAAAGAGAAAGCCCCGCTGGAGCCGCCGGACGCGCGGGTGATCCCGTTCACCGCCCAGTCCCGCCTGAGCGGGCTGGACAGCCCGGACGGCTTCTTTTACCGCAAGGGGGCCTCGGATGCGATCCGGGACTATCTTCTGGAACGGGAGGGCGTCGTACCGGGCGAGCTGCAGGAACTTGTCGACAATGTGGCCCGGGCGGGCGGCACGCCGATAGTGGTGGCCGAGGGCAAGGACGCGTTGGGAGTGGTGGCGCTGTCGGATGTGCTCAAGCCCGGCATCCACGACCGGTTCGAGCGCCTGCGGGCCATGGGCCTGCGCGTGGTCATGGTCACCGGCGACAACCCGCTCACCGCGGCCGCGATCGCCGTCCAGGCCGGGGTGGATGACTACCTGGCCCAGTCCAGGCCCGAGGACAAGCTGGAGTACATCCGGCGGGAGCAGCGCGCGGGACGGCTGGTGGCGATGATGGGCGACGGCACCAACGACGCCCCGGCGCTGGCCCAGGCCGATATCGGGGTGGCCATGAACTCCGGCACCCAGGCGGCCAAGGAGGCGGGCAACATGGTGGACCTGGACAGCGATCCGACCAAGCTGATCGAAGTGATCGAGATCGGTAAGCAGTTGCTGATGACCCGCGGCGCACTGACCACGTTCTCCATCGCCAACGATGTGGCCAAGTATTTCGCGATCATCCCGGCCATGTTCATGCTGGCCCTGCCACAGCTGCGGGCGCTCAACATAATGGGCCTGGCCACGCCGGAGAGCGCGATCCTGTCGGCCCTCATTTTCAACGCCTTGATCATCCTGGTGCTCATCCCTGTCGCCATCCGGGGCGTCAAATACCGTCCCATGGGCGCGGAGACTCTTCTGCGGAAGAACCTGCTGATCTACGGCTTAGGGGGAATGCTGGCCCCGTTCGCTGGGATCAAGCTGATCGATCTGGCCCTGGGCCTGACCGGACTATATTAGGAGTGGACGGTATATGGAAACGACGACGCATTTGAACGGAGCGCTAAATCAACTTCTGGCCTCGCTGCGCCTGGTGCTGGTGACAATCGTGGTCTGTTGCATTCTCTATCCGTTGGGCATATATCTCTTCGCCCAGTTGGCCGTCCCCTGGAGCGCCGAGGGCTCGCTTTTGCGGGATGAACAGGGTCAGGTGGTGGGCAGCGCGCTGATCGCCCAGGGGTTTGACAGCTCGCGCCATTTCTGGCCCCGGCCCTCTGCGGTCGGTTACGACGCGGCCGCGGCTGGAGGGAGCAACCTTTCGCCAGTGAACCCCGAGCTGCGTGTTCGCGCGGAGGCCGACCTGGCGCGGCTGGGCGGCGACAAACGGGCCCTGGTCCCAGCCGACCTGGCGACCGCCTCGGGAAGCGGCCTGGACCCGCATATCACCCTGGAGGCGGCCCTGTACCAGGCACCGCGTGTCGCGGCGGCGCGGAGCCTTCCGCTGGAGGCAGTGCTTAAGGTTCTGCATAAAGAGGTAAAAAGGGATGCCGGTCGACTCAATGCCGGGCCCCTGGTGAATGTCCTGTTGGTGAACCTCGAACTGGACAGGATCGAAAAATGAACGACAGCCGCGCTGACAGTTTCCTGCGCCTGATCCGGCGCTCACAGCGGGGGAGGCTGAAAATCTACCTGGGCTACGCCGCCGGGGTGGGTAAGACCTACCAGATGCTGCTCGAGGCCCGCCGTCTGCGCCAGGAGGGAGTCGAGGTGGCGGTGGGCCTGGTCGAATGCCACGGCCGGGCCGAGACTCTCGCCCTGACCGAGGGGCTGGAGCTTATCCCGCGGCGACGGATCACCTACCGCGGGATCGAGATCGAGGAAATGGACCTGGCTGCAATCCTGGCCCGTCGTCCGGCTGTGGTCCTGGTCGATGAGCTGGCGCACAACAACGTGCCGGGCAGCAAGAACGCCAAACGCTACCAGGATGTGGATGAGATCCTTTCCGCGGGCATCCATGTCATTTCCACCCTGAACATCCAGCACCTGGAGAGCCTTTACGAGACAGTCGAGCGCGCCACCGGGGTCAGGGTGCGCGAACGCATTCCCGACCGCGTGGTGGCCGAGGCGGACCAGCTGGTCAACGTGGACCTGACCACCGAGGACCTTCGACGCAGGATCGAGGAAGGCAAGGTCTACACCCAGGAGCGGATCGAGACCGCGCTGAGCCATTTTTTCAGGACGACCAACCTGGAGCAGCTGCGCGAGCTGACACTGCGCGAGCTGGCGGCCCAGATCGACTCGCGTCAACGCGGCCCACTGACCGATGAGACACCCTCCAGCCCGGACCAGGTGATGGTCTGTATCAGCTCGGGCGGCCCCAACACTGAGGCCCTTTTGCGCTACGCCTCCCGCCTGGCCGGCCGTCTTAACCGCAACTGGTACGCAGTGTACGTGCAGACTTCCGCAGAGCGCCCCACCGTGGTGGACGCCCGCACGCAGCGCCAGCTGGCCGACACCATGACCCTGGCCCAGCAACTGGGAGCGGCGGTATTCACCTACCGTGGCGAGGACATCGCCAAGACGATCCTTCTGTTTGCCAGGGAGTACCGGGTCGGGCATATCGTGATCGGCACCCCCGGCAGGAAACTGCCCCTTTGGAGACGGATGCTGGGCGAGGTCAGTATCGTGGAGCGCCTGTACAGTGAAAGCTCCGGTATGACCATCGTACTACTCGATACGCGGGCCGAGGAAAGGAAAGCCTTCCGGGAGGCTGGCGAAGACTCTGGTGTGCAAGTGCAGGAGAAAGCTCCGGCTGCCGCCGGGACTGGTGAGGCGCCGAAATCTCCTCTGGAAAACGTCCCGGTCGTGATCTGGGAGGAGTCGATGGAGAAAGAGGACGCCATGAAAGAGCTTCTGGAAGTATCCTGCGAAAGTGAACCAGCAGTCAAGGACAACGCCTGGTACGCTCTTCTGGAACGGGAGCGCCAGGGAGGGACGTTCCTGGGCGAGGACGTAGCTATCCCGCATGCCCGGATCGCTGGAATTTCCCGGCCCCTTGTGGCCCTCGGCGTGGGGAAACTGGACATCCACGAGCGCGAGACAGGACGGAATTTCAGGCTCATGCTTCTGCTTCTTTCTCCAGCCGATAACCCGAACATTCATGTAGCCACCCTCGGCAGGATCAGCCGGATGGCGCGGGATGACCAGTGGCGGCGTATAGTACTCGCCGCGAAAAGTCCGGAGGAGGTGCTGCGGATCATCCGCTCGTGGGACGTATGATCGGGAACTGACAGGGTTGATCAAACGTTTCCAGCCGGCCCTGACTTTGCAGCCGTCCAAGAAAGAGGCTGTGGGGTTTTCTTGACTGATATGACGAGTAATAACCTGCGATATTTATTTTCGTTGTAAAAGTATGTCGGTTTTGTGCCAAAAGACGAACCCACGGGCGAACCTCGGGAAATGAAAACGGCCTGAATCCCAAAGATTCAGGCCGTTATGTATTCATGGCGCCGAGGGACGGAATTGAAGGTCAATTATTAATCACTTATAATTCAATGAGTTGCGATCTGATCAAACTCGCTTTTTGGTCACAGAAAGGCACGAAACGACACCCTGAGGGCACGAAAAGGCACGCTTTGCCAAGTTGGGTAAAAAAGATTTCCAGTCATTATGAATCCATTTCCCCCGGCCACAAACTCCAACACTTCCCGGAGATCAACTTTGCCAGATGGTTATTTGGATGCATAGTCCCAATAATTACTCCATATTTAGTCAAATCATTTCGAACTCGATTAAGCTCCAGGCTTTGTAGATCTGCGCCGTCATCATGGCCTGCCTCAGTACAGGGAACGCTTGATCCGGTGCACCGGACGGACCATAAGCCCCAAAACTGCTATTTGAGGATTCGAACAACGCGTCAATTTCTTACACATTGGACACGCTCCTGGCTGAGGGCCAAAGGCTGATGTGTCCGGAAGGGTCAATCGGTTCTTCCGGTATCCCGGCTTGCATGGAACCTTCATAGAATAATGGCATCTCTCAAAGGGATCGCCAACCGTATGCGTTTACAGGCGGATTGAAACAGTCCCGGCCAGACCGTTCTTCTGTTGTGCTGTCGAAAAATGTTTGTGTCAACAGAAGCCTTCAATTAAATCACAAAGCGACAGCCTCTGAAAGCATTTGCGTTTTGTCAGAATCCGGAGTACAATAATTTGGAATTGTATTGCTAACATCTTATTAAATATCTCTTTAAATATTCAGTGTCGTTGCTTTACTGGACTAATGAGGGATCAATGGCAGGCATACCGGTAAAACGCGTTGCCCAAATACCATTGGCTGGCCTTGTATTTTTATGTATCAGCCTCATTTGCCTCGGTTTCTACCCCTTGCCAGCACAGATATTGCCCTTCCGGAACTACACGGTGGATGACGGCCTGGCCAGCAACCGTGTTCTTTCGGTCATGCAGGATTCCTCCGGATTCATGTGGTTCGGGACTCTGAACGGAATATCCAGGTTCGATGGGCAGCAGTTCATATCCTATTTCAACCAGAAAGCTCTGGATGCAAAGAAGGGAACCTACCGGATGCTCCAGGATCGCCAGGGCCGTCTGTGGTTCTGTATTCAGGACGGGCTGGCCAGGCTTGAAAACGGGGAATGGCGTGTTTTCACTTCCAGAGACGGGCTGGCCGGGAATTATGGCATGCTGCTCTTTGAGGACCGCCGTGGTTGGATCTGGTTCGGTACTCAAGAGGGCTTGAACTGTTATAACAACCGGGAATGGCGCTCCTATTCCATCCGGGATGGGCTGGCCGATGACACCGTGAGAGAAATTCTGGAAACAGCTTCGGGAGATCTCATAAGTGTTTCAAGCCATGGATTGAGCTTGTTCGATTCTTTGAAGCTGAGTTGGAAACACTGGCTGGTCGAGGACTCGCTGGGTATTAAAACAATTTATACCATCAAGCTCGATCACCAGGGCAACCTCTGGCTGGGGACGGATGACGGTCTGAGGGTGAATGACGGCAAGCGATGGAAGTCATTCACACCGTCCAACAGTCCGGTCCCTCAGGCGGTCGGGGTCTTGTATGTCGGCAGGGAAGGCAATCTGTGGCTCGGTGGTCATAACGAAGTGATTGAGTACAATGGGCGCAACTGGCGGGTTCATTCTCTCGATGAGCAGAAGATTCATATTCTCCACCCCGTGTATCAGGATGTGTCCGGTCGGCTCTGGATTTCAGACAAGTCCGACCGTGGAGCTTACATATTGGATAACGGCCGGTTTACAAGGATGGACAGAAACAACGGCATGCTCGAAGGGGCGATCTGGGATATAAAGGGGGACCGGGACGGCAACGTCTGGTTTGCCGTATATAACCAGGGGGTCAGTCTCCTGCCGCGCAATCCGTTTTCAATTTTCCGCGGAGAGCAATACCTGGGCGGCAACATGGTGTTCGACTGCCTGATAGACTCCAGACAGGATATCTGGATCGGTACGGACCTCTGGTTGAGCCGCTATGATGGAAAGCGCTGGAAATCGTACAAAAGAGAAGACGGCGTGCCGAGTCCCCTCGTTTATTGCCTGGCCGAGGATTCATCGGGCGGGATCTGGTGCGGCACCGACAGCGGCGCCGCGAGATTTGACGGGAAGAAATGGACCAACGCGCAGATTGATCCGATATTACGGAAACAGAGTGTCAAGACCATCCTCACCGACCGTCGGGGCGTAGTCTGGATCGGCACTGAGAAAGGTTTGACGGAATACGACGGTTCCTCGGGCCGCTCATACACCACCGAAGACGGCCTGCCGGGCAATCTGGTCATCTCCCTCTGCGAGACTCCATCCGGGGAACTCTGGGTCGGGACCACCGAGGGCGCGGCGCGCTTCAACGGCCGGCGGTTTGAGCCTTTCGGTAAGCCTCAGGGACTGGTTTCGGATTACATCAACGACATTTTCGCCGATTCGTCGGGAAATATCTGGTTCGGAACGGAAAACGGTATCTGCCGTTACGATGGCCGCCGGATCGATACTCTGACTACCGCGGACGGGTTGTCCAGCAACACCTGCTACTTTATCAACCGGATCGGCCGGGAGATGTTATTCGGCACGATGACTGGCCTGAACCGTTACGACGGCAAACAGTTCAGGTTTTACGGCCAGGAGGAGGGTCTGGCCGGAAGCGATCTGAACCGCGGGGCCTCGGCCGTGGACCGGAAAGGAAGGCTTTGGTTCGGCTCCACCGAGGGTTTGACGGTCTTCGATCCGTCCAACGAGCTTGTCTCCCGGAACGGCCCCCGGGTCTATATAACCAGGGCCAGTTTGATCGGCCCGGATTCCAGTTTTTCGGAGGGAGCGGTACTTAAACATTTCGAAAACGACCTTCGTTTCGATTTTGTCGGTCTGGATTTCAGTTCCCCGGAAAAAGTGGTGTATTCCTACCGGCTCGACAGTTTTGACGGGGAATGGAAAGAGACCCGCCTGAGTTCCGTCAATTTCGTAAATGTTCCGTCTGGACGGCACGTGTTCGAGGTTGTGGCTCGAAACGGACACGGCCTTGAAAGCCCGGCGCCGGCTCGTTTTGCCTTTACGATCAAGCCTGCCTTTTTTCAAACCGCAGTTTTCAAACTGTTACTGTTGCTCACCTTGACAGCGATTGTCCTGCTGTTCGTCCGCTACTGGCATAAGAGAAAAGTCACTCAGGAACTCAGGGCAAAGAACATTCAGCTTGAGCGGGAAATCGCCGAGCGGGAAAGGATCGGCGATGAACTGCGCGAGTCTGAACAGCATCTGAGTGATATTGTTGATTTCCTTCCGGATGCGACTTTTGCCATCGACCTGGAAGGAAAGGTCATCCTCTGGAACCGGGCCGTGGAGGAAATGACCGGAGTCAGGGCTGAAGATATCCTGTCGAAAGGCAATTACGAATACGCCCTGCCGTTTTATGGTATCCGCCGTCCGATACTGGTGGACCTGGTGCTAAAATGGGATGATGAGAATGCAAGAAATTACCAGCATGTGAGGATCGATTCCGGTAACGTGATTCTGGCCGAGATCGATACGACCATATTGGGAAAGGATTTGACTCTTTTTGGCAAAGCCAAACCCCTGTCCAGTACAAAAGGCGAGATAATCGGCGCGATAGAGTCGGTCCGTGATATTTCCGACCGCAAGCGGGCCGAGAAAAAACTTCAGGAAGAACGCCAGCGTTTGGCGAGCATCATCGAGGGAACTCATGTCGGGACCTGGGAATGGAATGTCCAGACCGGCGAGACTGTTTTCAATGAACGCTGGGCTGACATTTTTGGATACAGGTTGGAAGAACTGTTACCTGTATCGATCAAAACCTGGGAGCACTTCACCCATCCGGACGATCTCAGGAATACAAACAATGTGCTTCAAAAGCATTTCAAAGGAGATAGCGACTTCTATGAGGTCGAGTTCCGGATGAGGCACAAGGACGGGCACTGGGTCTGGGTCCTCGACCGGGGCAAGGTGACAAGCTGGACCGAGGACGGGAAACCGCTGTTGATGCAAGGAACCCATACCGATATAACCGAGCGCAAGCGGGCGGAAGATGCGATCCTGGAGAAAGCGGCCCTGCTCGAGGCGCAGGTGAACGCGACTATCGACGGGATACTGGTGGTAGACGAGAATAGAAAACGCCTGCTCATAAATCAGCGTATGATCGAGCTGTTCGATGTTCCGCAATACTGTCTCGATAGTGAGGATGATAACGTGCTGCTCGAGTATGTGGCCGGGAAAGCCAAGCACCCCGATGAATTCATCGCCAGAATACTGTATCTGTTCGAGCATAAGAACGAGACCTGCCTCGACGAGATTGAATTCCAGAACGGGATGCGCCTGGACCGCTATTCCGCGCCGGTGCTGGGCCAGGAAGGGAACTACTACGGCCGGATTTGGACATTCAGGGATATAACCGAACGCAAGCAAGCCGAGGAGGCGATACTGAAACGGCTGACCTACGAACGCCTCCTGTCGCAAATATCCTCCAGTGCGGTCAAGGTCGATGATCTTCAGACGTTCCTGCAGGAATGCATGGCGCTTATTGGCGAGATCATCGCGGTGAGCCGTACCTATATTTTCGAGTATCATCAGGCGACTGAAACGTCAAGCAATACCATAGAGTGGTGTTCCGAAGGAACATCCTCCCAGAAAGACGCTCTGCAAAACATTCCCAACAGCGTCAGCCCCTGGGGATTTGAGATGCTAAGAAACGGAAACAGCCTCTCTTACTCCGATATTGAGGATATACCCGATACCTCATTAAAGGATTTCCTCAGATTTTATGGATCTAAATCTCTCCTGGTGGTCCCTCTGTTTATCAGGGGCAACTACTACGGTTTCATGGGCTTCGATGAGTGCAACCGCAAACGAATCTGGCCGGATGAGGATATTGAGCTGCTCCTTTCCATATCCCGGATCATTACCGGCGCCATAGAGCGTAAGCAGGCTTCCATGGAGATCATGGCCAACATGCAGCGCACGGAAGCCCTGTTGCAGCTCGGGAGAATGACAGACGTAGCTTTGAAGGAGATCACCGATTTCGCCCTGGAGAAAGCCATCGAGATAACCGGAAGCCAAATCGGGTACCTGGCTTTCGTAAACGAGGACGAGAGCATACTCACAATAAACTCCTGGTCGAAATCCGCCCTTGAGGAATGTGCGGTTGTCGACAGACCGATAATCTATCCTCTCGTTGAGACAGGGCTCTGGGGCGAGGCGGTCAGGCAGCGCAAGCCGATTATCACCAACGACTATTCCGCTGAAAACGCCTGGAAAAAAGGTCTCCCCAAAGGGCATGTCAGCCTTTTGCGCCACATGAACACGCCGATATTTGACAATAGCAGAATAGTGTTAGTGGCCGGCGTAGGAAACAAAGAGGAAGATTATTCTGAGAACGATTGCCAGCAATTGACCTTGCTGATGCAGGGCATGTGGCACCTGATTGAGCATAAACGGACCGAGGACGCCCTGAGACTGACGCAGTTTGCCACGGACAAGGCATCCGAGCATGTCATGTGGGGGGATGCTGACGGAAATATCATATATGCGAACGATTCCGCCTGCGAATCCCTGGGCTACACGCGGGATGAATTTTTAAAACTGAATGTGCAGGACATAGATCCCGGTTTTTCGCCCGAAGATTTGAAAAGGCATGTGGAAGAGCTGACCCGCCTCGGATCGATGACTTTCGAATCGCGCCATCGCGCCAAGGACGGCCGTATCTTCCCGGTGGAAATCAGGGCCAATTATTGCGACAACAAAGGCCAGTTCATGAGCTGCGCTTTTGACCATGACATCAGCGAGCGCAAGCGGGCGGAGCAGCAGTTGAGGGAAAGCGAGGAAAAGTTCAGGCTCATTTCCGAGCAATCCCTGATGGCGATATTCATCCTGCAGGATGACCGTATTCTTTATGCCAACCAGGCGGCGGCCGATCAGACGGGATATAAGGTGGAGGAGTTGCTCAAGCTCGGGCCGGGAGAGTTTGCCTTTACGATCCACCCGGATGACCGGCAATTCGTGCAGCGCCAGAAATCAATTAAACAGGGTGGCCGGGAAGGTGCAACAGCCCGATTTTTCTTCAGGGGAGTTAGAAAAAACGGAGCAACCCTCTGGCTGGACCAGTATTCAAGAACCATTCTCTACGAGGGCAGAACGGCCGATCTGATCGTACGCGCCGATATCACCGAAATCAAGAATGCGGAGCGCGCCCTGCGTGAAAGCGAGGAACGTTTCCGCATGATTATCGAGGCGAGCAAAGACGGCATGATTGCGGTCAACAGACAGGGCCTGATAAAAATCTTCAACCCGGCGGCTGAAAAAATATTCGGCCGCACGAGCAGTGAAATGCTGGATCAGCCGCTCGATCTTCTGATGCCGCAGAATATGCGTGAGGAACACCGCAGATATGTCGAGAGCTTTTTCGAGAGGGGTGAGCCGGATAGAGCAATCGACAGGACCCTTCAGCTTAAGGGGCTCCACGGAGACGGGACAGAGTTCGATATCGAATTGAGCCTTTCAAAAGGGGCTGCCGACGGTAAAGAGTTCGTATTGGCCGTGATCCGGGATATTACGGATAAGCTGACCCTTGAAGCCAATCTCCTGCAATCCAGGAAGATGGAGACTATCGGCCAACTGGCGGGCGGGGTGGCGCACGATTTCAACAACATGCTGAGTGTGATAATCGGTCATACCGAGGTGGCGCTGGGACAGGTGGATCCGGAGCAGGAACTGCATTTCGTCCTTATGGAAATACTCACCGCCGCCGAGCGGTCCGCGGACCTTACACACCAACTGCTGGCTTTCGCGCGCAAGCAGACGATCTCGCCCCGGGTGCTGAACCTGAATAAAACCGTGGCGGGAACGCTCGGTATGCTGCGGCGCCTGATAGGCGAGGCGATTGAACTGAACTGGCTGCCGGGGGATGATCTTTTTCCGATCAGGATGGATCCTTCCCAGATCGATCAGGTTCTGACCAACCTGTGCATCAATGCCAGGGATGCTATTGCCGGGGTCGGGAAAATCAGTATCAGTACTGGAGCGGTTGTTATCGATGAGGCCGACTGTGCCGGGAATCCAGGATTCCTGCCTGGCAGGTATGTCCTTCTGGCTGTCAGCGATAGCGGCAGGGGCATGGACCGGGAAACGCTGGACAGGGTGTTTGAGCCGTTTTTCACGACCAAGGAACGGGGTAAAGGAACCGGCCTTGGATTGGCTACTGTATATGGCATAGTGAAACAGAACGATGGGTTTATCAACGTATACAGCGAACCTGAAAAAGGTACAATATTCAAGATATATTTACCCGGTCACGATGAACCGGAAGAGCGGGTATCAAATGTCGAGCCGAATCAATATAAGGCTGCCAGCGGTAACGAGACTGTTCTTCTGGTTGAAGATGAACCGTCTATTCTCGTCTTGGCCACAACCATGCTCGAACATCAGGGCTACAAAGTGCTGTCCGCCAGTTCGCCCAATGATGCCATCGGCCTGGCCAATGAGTATAAAGGAAAGATCGATCTTCTGTTGACAGATGTGGTCATGCCGGAAATGAACGGCCGGGACCTGGCGAAGGAGCTTCTCACTCTCTGCCCGGATATCAGGCAATTATTCATGTCCGGATATACGGCCGATGTAATCGCTCACCATG
Coding sequences within:
- a CDS encoding PAS domain S-box protein; translation: MDDGLASNRVLSVMQDSSGFMWFGTLNGISRFDGQQFISYFNQKALDAKKGTYRMLQDRQGRLWFCIQDGLARLENGEWRVFTSRDGLAGNYGMLLFEDRRGWIWFGTQEGLNCYNNREWRSYSIRDGLADDTVREILETASGDLISVSSHGLSLFDSLKLSWKHWLVEDSLGIKTIYTIKLDHQGNLWLGTDDGLRVNDGKRWKSFTPSNSPVPQAVGVLYVGREGNLWLGGHNEVIEYNGRNWRVHSLDEQKIHILHPVYQDVSGRLWISDKSDRGAYILDNGRFTRMDRNNGMLEGAIWDIKGDRDGNVWFAVYNQGVSLLPRNPFSIFRGEQYLGGNMVFDCLIDSRQDIWIGTDLWLSRYDGKRWKSYKREDGVPSPLVYCLAEDSSGGIWCGTDSGAARFDGKKWTNAQIDPILRKQSVKTILTDRRGVVWIGTEKGLTEYDGSSGRSYTTEDGLPGNLVISLCETPSGELWVGTTEGAARFNGRRFEPFGKPQGLVSDYINDIFADSSGNIWFGTENGICRYDGRRIDTLTTADGLSSNTCYFINRIGREMLFGTMTGLNRYDGKQFRFYGQEEGLAGSDLNRGASAVDRKGRLWFGSTEGLTVFDPSNELVSRNGPRVYITRASLIGPDSSFSEGAVLKHFENDLRFDFVGLDFSSPEKVVYSYRLDSFDGEWKETRLSSVNFVNVPSGRHVFEVVARNGHGLESPAPARFAFTIKPAFFQTAVFKLLLLLTLTAIVLLFVRYWHKRKVTQELRAKNIQLEREIAERERIGDELRESEQHLSDIVDFLPDATFAIDLEGKVILWNRAVEEMTGVRAEDILSKGNYEYALPFYGIRRPILVDLVLKWDDENARNYQHVRIDSGNVILAEIDTTILGKDLTLFGKAKPLSSTKGEIIGAIESVRDISDRKRAEKKLQEERQRLASIIEGTHVGTWEWNVQTGETVFNERWADIFGYRLEELLPVSIKTWEHFTHPDDLRNTNNVLQKHFKGDSDFYEVEFRMRHKDGHWVWVLDRGKVTSWTEDGKPLLMQGTHTDITERKRAEDAILEKAALLEAQVNATIDGILVVDENRKRLLINQRMIELFDVPQYCLDSEDDNVLLEYVAGKAKHPDEFIARILYLFEHKNETCLDEIEFQNGMRLDRYSAPVLGQEGNYYGRIWTFRDITERKQAEEAILKRLTYERLLSQISSSAVKVDDLQTFLQECMALIGEIIAVSRTYIFEYHQATETSSNTIEWCSEGTSSQKDALQNIPNSVSPWGFEMLRNGNSLSYSDIEDIPDTSLKDFLRFYGSKSLLVVPLFIRGNYYGFMGFDECNRKRIWPDEDIELLLSISRIITGAIERKQASMEIMANMQRTEALLQLGRMTDVALKEITDFALEKAIEITGSQIGYLAFVNEDESILTINSWSKSALEECAVVDRPIIYPLVETGLWGEAVRQRKPIITNDYSAENAWKKGLPKGHVSLLRHMNTPIFDNSRIVLVAGVGNKEEDYSENDCQQLTLLMQGMWHLIEHKRTEDALRLTQFATDKASEHVMWGDADGNIIYANDSACESLGYTRDEFLKLNVQDIDPGFSPEDLKRHVEELTRLGSMTFESRHRAKDGRIFPVEIRANYCDNKGQFMSCAFDHDISERKRAEQQLRESEEKFRLISEQSLMAIFILQDDRILYANQAAADQTGYKVEELLKLGPGEFAFTIHPDDRQFVQRQKSIKQGGREGATARFFFRGVRKNGATLWLDQYSRTILYEGRTADLIVRADITEIKNAERALRESEERFRMIIEASKDGMIAVNRQGLIKIFNPAAEKIFGRTSSEMLDQPLDLLMPQNMREEHRRYVESFFERGEPDRAIDRTLQLKGLHGDGTEFDIELSLSKGAADGKEFVLAVIRDITDKLTLEANLLQSRKMETIGQLAGGVAHDFNNMLSVIIGHTEVALGQVDPEQELHFVLMEILTAAERSADLTHQLLAFARKQTISPRVLNLNKTVAGTLGMLRRLIGEAIELNWLPGDDLFPIRMDPSQIDQVLTNLCINARDAIAGVGKISISTGAVVIDEADCAGNPGFLPGRYVLLAVSDSGRGMDRETLDRVFEPFFTTKERGKGTGLGLATVYGIVKQNDGFINVYSEPEKGTIFKIYLPGHDEPEERVSNVEPNQYKAASGNETVLLVEDEPSILVLATTMLEHQGYKVLSASSPNDAIGLANEYKGKIDLLLTDVVMPEMNGRDLAKELLTLCPDIRQLFMSGYTADVIAHHGVLEDGVHFLQKPFTARTLLEKVRLVLDSV
- the kdpC gene encoding potassium-transporting ATPase subunit KdpC, giving the protein METTTHLNGALNQLLASLRLVLVTIVVCCILYPLGIYLFAQLAVPWSAEGSLLRDEQGQVVGSALIAQGFDSSRHFWPRPSAVGYDAAAAGGSNLSPVNPELRVRAEADLARLGGDKRALVPADLATASGSGLDPHITLEAALYQAPRVAAARSLPLEAVLKVLHKEVKRDAGRLNAGPLVNVLLVNLELDRIEK
- a CDS encoding PTS sugar transporter subunit IIA, yielding MNDSRADSFLRLIRRSQRGRLKIYLGYAAGVGKTYQMLLEARRLRQEGVEVAVGLVECHGRAETLALTEGLELIPRRRITYRGIEIEEMDLAAILARRPAVVLVDELAHNNVPGSKNAKRYQDVDEILSAGIHVISTLNIQHLESLYETVERATGVRVRERIPDRVVAEADQLVNVDLTTEDLRRRIEEGKVYTQERIETALSHFFRTTNLEQLRELTLRELAAQIDSRQRGPLTDETPSSPDQVMVCISSGGPNTEALLRYASRLAGRLNRNWYAVYVQTSAERPTVVDARTQRQLADTMTLAQQLGAAVFTYRGEDIAKTILLFAREYRVGHIVIGTPGRKLPLWRRMLGEVSIVERLYSESSGMTIVLLDTRAEERKAFREAGEDSGVQVQEKAPAAAGTGEAPKSPLENVPVVIWEESMEKEDAMKELLEVSCESEPAVKDNAWYALLERERQGGTFLGEDVAIPHARIAGISRPLVALGVGKLDIHERETGRNFRLMLLLLSPADNPNIHVATLGRISRMARDDQWRRIVLAAKSPEEVLRIIRSWDV